The Maylandia zebra isolate NMK-2024a linkage group LG7, Mzebra_GT3a, whole genome shotgun sequence genome contains a region encoding:
- the LOC101472456 gene encoding zona pellucida sperm-binding protein 3 isoform X1: protein MAPESIKVICGENSIRVEAKRDLLGSGVLVQTTDVTLGGCAATEEDPKAQILIFESELHGCGSQLLMSEESFIYVFTLLYTPSPLGGSPIVRTIDVSVSIECHYRRKNDVSSDVLKPNWAPFSETKASEESLYFSLRLMTDNWQFPRSSTQFFLGDMMKFEASVEQFHHIPLRVTVDSCVATVVPNVDTVPRYAFLGNNGCMFDSQLTGSSSHFLPQSHKDKLQFELEAFRFQHGNSGVIYITCSLRAMEAAANVNATNKACSFSSGWREASGIHHACSCCDTDCRAGTKSSLTVKGTKWEQEMAVGPITVKEKPLR from the exons ATGGCACCTGAAAGCATCAAAGTCATCTGTGGGGAAAACTCGATCAGAGTGGAAGCCAAGAGAGACCTGTTGGGGTCTGGTGTTCTGGTTCAGACTACAGATGTCACACTGGGAGGATGTGCTGCTACAGAGGAAGATCCTAAGGCTCAGATTCTAATCTTTGAGTCAGAGCTTCATGGCTGTGGCAGTCAGTTACTG ATGTCTGAGGAGTCATTCATTTATGTGTTCACACTGCTCTACACGCCCAGCCCTCTGGGGGGCAGTCCCATCGTCCGAACTATAGATGTCTCCGTCAGCATCGAGTGTCACTACCGGAG gaAGAATGATGTGAGCAGTGATGTGCTGAAGCCAAATTGGGCTCCTTTCAGTGAGACCAAAGCATCAGAGGAAAGTCTCTACTTCTCCCTCAGATTAATGACTG ATAACTGGCAGTTCCCTCGTTCAAGTACTCAGTTTTTTCTGGGAGACATGATGAAGTTTGAAGCTTCAGTTGAACAGTTTCACCACATCCCTCTCAGAGTAACTGTAGACAGCTGTGTGGCAACTGTGGTCCCAAACGTGGACACTGTCCCTCGATACGCATTCTTGGGAAATAATGG GTGTATGTTTGACAGTCAGCTGACAGGATCCAGCTCTCACTTCCTGCCTCAGTCTCACAAAGACAAACTACAATTTGAGTTGGAGGCCTTCAGGTTCCAGCACGGAAACAGTGGTGTG ATATACATTACCTGCAGCCTGAGGGCCATGGAAGCTGCTGCAAATGTCAATGCCACCAACAAAGCCTGTTCATTCTCCAGTGG GTGGAGGGAGGCCAGTGGTATCCATCATGCCTGCTCCTGCTGTGACACAGACTGCAGGGCAGGCACAAAGAGCAGCCTGACTGTAAAGG GTACaaagtgggaacaggaaatggcTGTTGGACCAATCACAGTAAAGGAGAAACCTCTAAGATGA
- the LOC101472456 gene encoding zona pellucida sperm-binding protein 3 isoform X2, producing the protein MKHSKHMPDKMIRIFFCLVCGALAAARESNQILHPAANRFGNHRANQQVQRPAAVQQKEPPFLEPLSWRFPAEPTKDEPRFPPNFELRTPMAPESIKVICGENSIRVEAKRDLLGSGVLVQTTDVTLGGCAATEEDPKAQILIFESELHGCGSQLLMSEESFIYVFTLLYTPSPLGGSPIVRTIDVSVSIECHYRRKNDVSSDVLKPNWAPFSETKASEESLYFSLRLMTDNWQFPRSSTQFFLGDMMKFEASVEQFHHIPLRVTVDSCVATVVPNVDTVPRYAFLGNNGCMFDSQLTGSSSHFLPQSHKDKLQFELEAFRFQHGNSGVIYITCSLRAMEAAANVNATNKACSFSSGWREASGIHHACSCCDTDCRAGTKSSLTVKGTKWEQEMAVGPITVKEKPLR; encoded by the exons atgaaacacagcaaacacatgCCTGACAAAATGATCCGAATCTTTTTTTGTCTCGTTTGTGGTGCTTTAGCAGCAGCTCGGGAGTCCAACCAGATCCTCCATCCTGCAGCCAACAGGTTTGGAAACCACAGAGCAAACCAGCAAGTCCAGAGACCAGCAG CTGTCCAACAGAAGGAACCACCTTTCCTTGAACCATTGTCTTGGAGATTTCCAGCGGAACCAACTAAAGATGAACCTCGTTTCCCTCCAAACTTTGAGTTGAGAACTCCAATGGCACCTGAAAGCATCAAAGTCATCTGTGGGGAAAACTCGATCAGAGTGGAAGCCAAGAGAGACCTGTTGGGGTCTGGTGTTCTGGTTCAGACTACAGATGTCACACTGGGAGGATGTGCTGCTACAGAGGAAGATCCTAAGGCTCAGATTCTAATCTTTGAGTCAGAGCTTCATGGCTGTGGCAGTCAGTTACTG ATGTCTGAGGAGTCATTCATTTATGTGTTCACACTGCTCTACACGCCCAGCCCTCTGGGGGGCAGTCCCATCGTCCGAACTATAGATGTCTCCGTCAGCATCGAGTGTCACTACCGGAG gaAGAATGATGTGAGCAGTGATGTGCTGAAGCCAAATTGGGCTCCTTTCAGTGAGACCAAAGCATCAGAGGAAAGTCTCTACTTCTCCCTCAGATTAATGACTG ATAACTGGCAGTTCCCTCGTTCAAGTACTCAGTTTTTTCTGGGAGACATGATGAAGTTTGAAGCTTCAGTTGAACAGTTTCACCACATCCCTCTCAGAGTAACTGTAGACAGCTGTGTGGCAACTGTGGTCCCAAACGTGGACACTGTCCCTCGATACGCATTCTTGGGAAATAATGG GTGTATGTTTGACAGTCAGCTGACAGGATCCAGCTCTCACTTCCTGCCTCAGTCTCACAAAGACAAACTACAATTTGAGTTGGAGGCCTTCAGGTTCCAGCACGGAAACAGTGGTGTG ATATACATTACCTGCAGCCTGAGGGCCATGGAAGCTGCTGCAAATGTCAATGCCACCAACAAAGCCTGTTCATTCTCCAGTGG GTGGAGGGAGGCCAGTGGTATCCATCATGCCTGCTCCTGCTGTGACACAGACTGCAGGGCAGGCACAAAGAGCAGCCTGACTGTAAAGG GTACaaagtgggaacaggaaatggcTGTTGGACCAATCACAGTAAAGGAGAAACCTCTAAGATGA